The proteins below are encoded in one region of Rhodopirellula halodulae:
- a CDS encoding right-handed parallel beta-helix repeat-containing protein yields MNILTTCKATGVVFAFLLLSCEAADRCNANEALPTPAYAEIEYHDRYLDPQWRPSIEPGMTLYVSPEREPGNETPADGSKQNPFTDLNKVRDHLRDYRKASGLPPGGVEVVLRPGRYKFEQPVVFGKIDSGTAKSPVIFRAERKGSVVFTAGESVDLKAAKVASGADLDRLKPSAHGAVMVLSIPASQQSLLSEYRRPRQISLDGNLLTLAQWPNLGYCHIDDIFDQGPTTRWLKPGEKPVPGSLDAPNGARFDTVETLSPLVQKEFARTRSMQVEGYFHNDWYFQREPVGMIRDGVVQLMQHTRYGVANKIKSIPRRVRLVNVLAELDEPGEWYYDADDARLYFWPTEGFDRRSSTLALLWSEHPAILQLKDVSYTVFRDIVFEDTGRAAVTIQSGEACLLSGCTFRNGAQRGVSIDGGLRHGITGCEFHDLESAFSMRGGDFKTLERCYHHATNNEVHSCRRRGYGVMGMNGVGMYFAHNLVHDMNGALSFNAVDTLMEFNEFYNIGYEMGDFNVAYCGANWHMMNNVLRFNFVHHLFEPGGHPIFGFRNDDGGMGLQMFGNVFYRSGRGAAQFQGPLNSFRNNITMKSGHMWWTNKSAITADEVAAEWKGLERFGRDLPHGDKGDNIYLLEQMLGKNGWNRPPWSEEFPKLGQAIALNPFAQTFCVVADNYVNEVRVPFHVHGGSGTVEGMESRKTGRVTDLPKSGHFELPEKIGWEAFVDVKKLDFTFREDFPTPKGFQPIPFDQIGLKTDASRPEPVDRSYRARVYQRFKDERGGRYDAESINARYRLMAN; encoded by the coding sequence ATGAACATCCTGACCACTTGCAAGGCCACCGGTGTGGTCTTTGCGTTTCTACTTTTGTCGTGCGAAGCGGCGGATCGTTGCAATGCGAACGAAGCCTTGCCGACACCCGCTTATGCGGAGATCGAGTATCACGATCGGTACTTGGACCCGCAATGGCGTCCCAGCATCGAACCTGGAATGACTCTTTATGTGTCCCCGGAACGTGAACCGGGGAATGAGACGCCGGCCGATGGATCGAAGCAGAACCCGTTCACTGACTTGAACAAAGTGCGCGATCACCTTCGTGATTATCGAAAGGCGAGCGGACTTCCCCCTGGCGGTGTGGAAGTCGTCTTGAGGCCGGGACGATACAAGTTCGAGCAGCCTGTCGTGTTTGGAAAGATCGACTCCGGGACTGCCAAATCACCGGTAATCTTTCGTGCCGAACGAAAAGGCTCAGTGGTTTTCACCGCAGGCGAATCGGTCGATCTAAAAGCGGCGAAGGTCGCTTCGGGAGCGGACCTGGATCGCTTGAAACCATCCGCCCACGGTGCCGTCATGGTGTTGTCGATCCCGGCGTCGCAGCAATCTTTGTTGAGCGAGTATCGACGACCTCGACAGATCTCTTTAGATGGCAATTTGTTGACACTGGCTCAGTGGCCGAATCTCGGGTACTGCCACATTGATGATATTTTTGACCAAGGCCCGACGACCCGATGGCTGAAACCCGGGGAAAAACCAGTCCCCGGAAGTTTGGATGCACCCAACGGTGCGAGGTTCGACACGGTAGAAACACTCTCGCCACTGGTGCAAAAAGAGTTTGCTCGAACCCGAAGCATGCAAGTGGAAGGCTACTTTCACAACGATTGGTATTTTCAACGCGAACCAGTTGGAATGATCCGCGACGGAGTCGTGCAACTGATGCAGCACACACGCTACGGAGTTGCCAACAAAATCAAGTCCATTCCTCGTCGCGTACGCCTGGTCAATGTTTTGGCCGAATTGGATGAACCCGGTGAGTGGTACTACGACGCCGACGACGCACGTCTGTATTTCTGGCCGACGGAAGGATTTGATCGGCGAAGTTCCACACTCGCTTTGTTGTGGTCGGAGCATCCCGCGATTCTGCAGCTGAAAGATGTTTCATACACCGTTTTTCGTGACATTGTTTTCGAAGACACCGGACGCGCGGCGGTAACGATTCAATCCGGTGAAGCGTGTTTGCTTTCGGGATGCACGTTCCGCAACGGAGCCCAACGTGGCGTGTCGATTGACGGCGGTTTGCGTCATGGGATCACCGGATGCGAATTCCATGATTTGGAAAGTGCCTTTTCAATGCGTGGTGGCGATTTCAAAACGCTGGAACGTTGTTATCACCATGCCACCAACAACGAAGTTCACTCGTGTCGTCGTCGCGGATACGGCGTGATGGGGATGAACGGCGTCGGGATGTACTTTGCCCACAACCTCGTTCATGACATGAATGGAGCGCTGAGTTTCAACGCGGTCGACACGCTGATGGAATTCAATGAGTTTTACAACATTGGTTACGAAATGGGTGACTTCAACGTTGCCTATTGCGGGGCTAATTGGCACATGATGAACAACGTGTTGCGTTTCAATTTCGTGCATCACTTGTTCGAGCCCGGCGGGCATCCCATCTTTGGCTTTCGCAACGACGATGGTGGCATGGGATTGCAGATGTTTGGCAATGTCTTCTATCGGTCGGGTCGGGGTGCGGCTCAGTTCCAAGGACCGTTGAACTCATTTCGCAACAACATCACGATGAAGTCCGGTCACATGTGGTGGACGAACAAATCAGCCATTACGGCGGACGAAGTTGCTGCCGAGTGGAAAGGTTTGGAACGGTTTGGTCGCGATCTGCCCCATGGTGACAAAGGCGACAACATCTATCTGCTGGAGCAGATGCTGGGGAAGAACGGATGGAACCGTCCGCCGTGGAGCGAGGAGTTCCCAAAGCTTGGACAAGCCATCGCCCTGAATCCATTCGCCCAAACCTTCTGCGTTGTGGCAGACAATTATGTGAACGAAGTTCGCGTTCCGTTCCACGTCCACGGCGGTTCGGGAACGGTGGAAGGCATGGAGAGTCGGAAAACGGGACGCGTCACTGACCTACCAAAAAGCGGTCATTTCGAACTGCCTGAGAAGATCGGTTGGGAGGCATTTGTCGACGTCAAAAAATTGGACTTCACATTCCGCGAAGATTTCCCGACGCCCAAGGGCTTTCAACCCATCCCGTTTGATCAGATCGGATTGAAAACGGATGCTTCTCGTCCAGAACCAGTCGACCGATCCTACCGAGCTCGGGTGTATCAGCGTTTTAAAGACGAACGCGGCGGTCGCTACGACGCGGAGTCGATCAACGCGAGATACCGTTTGATGGCGAACTAG
- a CDS encoding DUF1559 domain-containing protein, which translates to MNERGRIRHAGFTLVELLVVIAIIGVLVGLLLPAVQAAREAARRMSCSNNFKQLGLGIHNYHSAYNQMPIQGTGPYGDESRGPNNNGNEGSENRRSTKAQGSALIGMMPFMEQQGLWEQMTVKTVSDDGVILYWPFGSNHTYGGSDVARYNPARTEIPTLRCPSDPGTGLPALGRTNYAMCLGDGIWNNHRGIKSRFNNSTVVGASAEPRCRGMFVAHASMKFRDVLDGLSNTIAMGEIATDLGDNFATTTIGTNSSNNEILCNPNACAALVDPERPTYWDINNGSYVPLINGNVKRGFRWTAAGAAFTGMNTMLAPNKPTCTRNSGNANSYEHVGTFTASSRHQGGAHVLMGDGAVKFITDSIDSGNSDAPPVDPGRSGCDPTAGRASPYGLWGALGTRASKEVIDQEF; encoded by the coding sequence ATGAACGAACGAGGGCGAATTCGTCACGCCGGTTTCACGTTGGTGGAACTGTTGGTCGTGATCGCAATCATTGGTGTGTTGGTGGGCTTGTTGTTGCCCGCCGTCCAAGCGGCTCGCGAAGCAGCACGCCGCATGAGCTGCAGCAACAATTTCAAGCAACTTGGCTTGGGCATTCACAACTACCACTCCGCCTACAACCAAATGCCAATTCAAGGCACGGGTCCGTATGGCGACGAGAGCCGTGGTCCCAACAACAATGGCAACGAAGGATCCGAGAACCGTCGATCCACCAAAGCTCAAGGCAGCGCTTTGATTGGAATGATGCCATTCATGGAGCAACAAGGTTTGTGGGAGCAGATGACCGTCAAAACGGTCAGTGACGATGGAGTGATCTTGTACTGGCCGTTTGGATCCAATCACACCTACGGAGGATCCGACGTCGCTCGCTATAACCCAGCTCGAACTGAAATCCCAACGCTTCGCTGCCCCAGCGATCCGGGGACCGGATTGCCAGCTTTGGGTCGTACCAACTACGCCATGTGTCTGGGCGATGGGATCTGGAACAATCACCGCGGAATCAAGAGCCGTTTCAACAACTCCACGGTGGTGGGTGCTTCGGCCGAACCACGTTGCCGCGGCATGTTTGTTGCGCACGCCAGCATGAAGTTTCGTGATGTCTTGGATGGATTGAGCAACACCATCGCGATGGGCGAAATCGCCACCGATCTTGGTGACAATTTCGCGACCACGACGATCGGGACTAACTCGTCCAACAACGAGATTCTGTGCAATCCAAACGCGTGCGCCGCGTTGGTGGATCCAGAGCGGCCCACTTACTGGGATATCAACAATGGAAGCTACGTCCCGTTGATCAATGGCAACGTGAAACGTGGTTTTCGTTGGACCGCCGCGGGTGCCGCTTTCACCGGTATGAACACCATGCTGGCTCCCAACAAACCAACCTGCACGCGTAACTCCGGCAATGCCAATTCCTACGAACATGTCGGAACCTTCACCGCCAGCAGCCGTCACCAGGGCGGTGCTCACGTGTTGATGGGCGATGGAGCCGTCAAATTCATCACGGATTCGATTGACTCTGGAAACTCAGACGCTCCTCCGGTCGATCCCGGCCGCAGTGGTTGTGATCCAACGGCTGGTCGAGCAAGCCCCTATGGGTTGTGGGGAGCCCTGGGCACACGTGCCAGCAAAGAAGTCATCGATCAAGAGTTCTGA
- a CDS encoding sigma-70 family RNA polymerase sigma factor: MESQDSSINHADVERFVRLLTTHERKLRAFLFHLVVDRDAVDEIMQDACTSLWKKFSQLENDDGFLPWAYVICRYETLMYRRKLARDRLVFDEGLIEQLANEYESHITSEAVDLRQSYLKECMTHLRENDQRLLMTAYGSKTTIIDMAEQLGTSSNALYKSLGRLRRRLKDCVRSKLVATT; encoded by the coding sequence ATGGAATCACAGGACTCTTCAATCAATCACGCGGATGTCGAACGATTCGTCCGTTTGTTGACGACCCACGAACGAAAGCTTCGCGCTTTCCTCTTCCATTTGGTCGTCGATCGTGATGCGGTCGACGAGATCATGCAGGACGCATGCACGTCGCTCTGGAAGAAATTCTCACAACTCGAAAACGACGACGGCTTTCTGCCTTGGGCCTACGTCATCTGCCGCTACGAAACGTTGATGTACCGCCGCAAACTCGCTCGGGATCGACTGGTGTTCGATGAAGGACTGATCGAACAACTTGCCAACGAATATGAATCGCACATCACTTCGGAAGCTGTGGATCTTCGGCAGTCTTACTTGAAGGAATGCATGACGCATCTTCGCGAGAACGACCAACGGCTGTTGATGACGGCTTATGGTTCCAAGACCACCATCATCGACATGGCGGAACAACTCGGAACCAGCTCCAACGCACTTTACAAGTCTCTTGGACGTCTGCGCAGACGTTTGAAGGATTGCGTTCGAAGCAAATTGGTGGCAACAACGTGA
- a CDS encoding LamG domain-containing protein → MNRQLDELIDQYCAGCISKEELETLQDLLRSSAEYRRHYHEILSVHADLHECIDTQSNGDDGIPNPTQSFGEQLSRHTTGDANHSATPWIRNIAPQAWMAVASLSSIAATFLAVVVWQQSVTLDRQVQLKVTPPEVNSTPTVRVVQAPDSIVVPTATGSRRKDSLAILQQAVEPVWVDGTNVPRIGDELASQTLELDAGIVHLAFFNGATAILEGPARLDLISNQRGVLHFGKIHCFVPDSAQGFTIETATNRFVDLGTEFGLDVGRDGLQELHVFNGEVELQSLEETSEPQRILGGNAIARGMNDIQWSSVETQPTRFTSIAKMQGLKEQSDRRRVEQWQSRMENLLEDPDLLVLYDFEPDPNEPGRLTNRKSNSIHGTILGCEWAPGRWSGKLALDFKRPNNRVRFNLPGTYRNLTMSTWLRVDGFDRVFSSIMSSDFFDNHHLHWQLKSNGSIGSGIKPPTTLRLIYNTPRLLGYEDLGRWVHLALVVDQDDGTMTHYLNGEIATRLPMDTGSEPNRIDALGSGPWPLRIGKAELGNWSPAEDYDEWLVRNLNGRIDEFAVFARALTADEIQFAYQSGKPID, encoded by the coding sequence ATGAATCGACAACTGGACGAACTGATCGATCAATACTGTGCCGGGTGCATTTCCAAAGAGGAATTGGAAACGCTCCAGGATTTACTGCGCAGTAGCGCGGAATACAGACGGCACTATCACGAAATATTGTCGGTTCATGCCGATTTGCATGAGTGCATTGATACCCAATCGAATGGTGACGATGGCATTCCCAATCCAACGCAATCATTTGGCGAGCAGTTATCTCGTCATACCACCGGCGATGCGAACCATTCAGCGACACCTTGGATCCGCAATATCGCTCCGCAAGCATGGATGGCGGTGGCGTCTCTCTCATCCATTGCCGCGACGTTCCTGGCAGTGGTGGTTTGGCAACAATCAGTGACGCTGGATCGACAAGTTCAACTGAAAGTGACTCCACCCGAAGTCAACAGCACGCCAACCGTTCGAGTTGTGCAAGCTCCCGATTCGATCGTCGTCCCCACGGCAACAGGTTCGCGACGCAAGGACAGCCTGGCCATCTTGCAACAAGCGGTGGAACCGGTCTGGGTCGATGGTACAAACGTCCCTCGAATTGGCGACGAACTGGCCTCCCAGACTTTGGAGCTGGACGCGGGGATTGTTCATTTGGCGTTCTTCAATGGAGCCACTGCAATTTTGGAAGGCCCCGCACGACTGGATCTGATTTCCAACCAACGTGGCGTGCTTCATTTTGGCAAAATTCATTGTTTCGTTCCCGACAGCGCCCAGGGATTTACGATCGAAACCGCAACCAACCGATTCGTGGACTTGGGAACGGAGTTCGGTTTGGATGTCGGTCGTGATGGGCTGCAAGAATTGCATGTTTTCAACGGCGAAGTCGAACTGCAATCGTTGGAAGAAACCAGCGAACCCCAGCGGATTTTGGGTGGCAATGCGATTGCTCGTGGTATGAACGACATTCAGTGGTCCTCGGTTGAAACCCAGCCCACACGTTTCACCAGCATCGCCAAGATGCAGGGACTGAAAGAACAATCCGATCGCCGCCGTGTCGAACAATGGCAATCAAGGATGGAGAACCTTTTGGAAGATCCGGACTTGCTGGTGCTTTACGACTTTGAACCGGACCCGAATGAACCGGGACGTTTGACTAACCGCAAATCCAATTCGATTCATGGAACGATTTTGGGATGCGAATGGGCGCCGGGTCGTTGGTCAGGCAAGCTCGCATTGGATTTCAAACGGCCCAACAACCGAGTCAGGTTCAACCTGCCGGGCACGTATCGAAATTTGACCATGTCGACGTGGTTGCGTGTCGACGGATTTGATCGAGTGTTCAGCTCCATCATGTCCAGCGATTTCTTTGACAATCATCATTTGCACTGGCAACTGAAATCCAACGGCAGCATCGGTTCCGGCATCAAACCGCCGACAACGCTCCGTTTGATTTACAACACGCCGCGATTGTTAGGGTACGAAGACTTGGGTCGATGGGTCCATCTGGCTCTGGTGGTCGACCAAGATGATGGCACCATGACTCACTACCTCAATGGAGAAATCGCGACGCGTTTGCCGATGGATACCGGAAGCGAACCGAACCGCATCGACGCTCTTGGCAGTGGACCATGGCCTCTTCGAATTGGAAAAGCTGAACTGGGGAACTGGAGCCCAGCGGAGGACTACGATGAATGGCTGGTTCGAAATTTGAACGGCCGCATCGATGAATTCGCGGTTTTCGCCCGCGCGTTGACGGCGGACGAGATTCAATTCGCGTATCAGTCCGGCAAACCAATCGATTGA